A stretch of the Panicum virgatum strain AP13 chromosome 9N, P.virgatum_v5, whole genome shotgun sequence genome encodes the following:
- the LOC120692982 gene encoding uncharacterized protein LOC120692982 yields MALGDDSNPASYIHTVQHLIERCMTFGMSMEECMEALAKRADVQPVVTSTVWKELEKENKEFFDQYKQWISEKRSAGRSS; encoded by the exons ATGGCGTTGGGAGACGACTCCAACCCTGCCTCTTACATCCACACG GTGCAGCACCTGATTGAGAGGTGCATGACGTTCGGGATGAGCATGGAGGAGTGCATGGAGGCGCTGGCCAAGCGCGCCGACGTCCAGCCCGTCGTCACCTCCACAG TGTGGAAGGAGCTGGAGAAGGAGAACAAGGAGTTCTTCGACCAGTACAAGCAGTGGATATCGGAGAAGAGAAGCGCGGGCCGCAGCTCCTAG